Below is a window of Nocardioides sp. S-1144 DNA.
CGAGCTCGCCGTCGCGCCCGACTCGGAGGCGCCGTCCGAGCTCGTCGAACGGCTCGGCCAGGCCTACCTGCGCGCCGACGTCCTGGTGGTGCGGCGCGAGGAGGGCGCAGCGCTCGAGCGCCCCGACCTCACCGGGCTCTTCACCGGTCCGCGGGGCTCGTGGTCGATCCTGGCCCGGCCCGGCTCCCAGCGTGCCTGGGCCCACGCCGAGACCCTCGACTCGGTGCGGACGCGGGTGGCGGCCCTGGCGGCGGGGGCGCGGTCGTGATCCGCGGGATGGACACCGAGCGGGTCCAGGACCTCGCCCGGCAGATGGCCGAGGTGGCCGACCGCGTGCGCGCGATCGAGACCCGCCTGAGCGCCCAGCTCGCGGCCACCGAGTGGGTCGGCAGCGACCGCACCCGCTTCGAGGCCGACTGGACCGCCCAGCACGTCGTCGCGCTGCGCCAGGCGGCCGACGTCCTCGACGAGGCCGCGCACGTCGCCGCCGACAACGTCCGCGAGCAGGAGGGGGCGTCGGCCTGACCCGCGACTCGGCGCGAAGGTGAACTGGGACGACGTCGAGTCGGCGCGGAGGTGAAGTCGGACGACGTCGAGTCGGCGCAAAGGTGAAGTCGGACGACGTCGAGTCGGCGCGAACGCTCAACCCGAGCGCCGACTCGGCGAGGATCAGTCGCCGCCGTAGGGGACGCCGAGGGCCTCGAGTCGGGCGCGGCCGCCGTCGAGGGCGGTGAGCACCCAGGCGCCGTCGGGGGTGAGGGTGAAGGTGTGCTCGTAGTGCGCCGCCCAGGAGCCGTCGTGGCTCACGACGGTCCAGTCGTCCTCGAGGACGTCGGTCTCGGCGGAGCCCAGGGTGACCATCGGCTCGACGGCGAGGGCCAGGCCCTCCACCAGGCGCGGGCCGCGGCCCGGCTTGCCGAGGTTGGGGACGTCGGGCGGCAGGTGCATCTCGGAGCCGATGCCGTGGCCGGTGTAGTCCTCGAGGATGCCGTAGTCGCCGCGCGAGCGGACCAGCGTCTCGACGGCGTGCGAGATGTCGGTGACGCGACCACCCAGGCGCGCCGCGCCGATGCCGGCCCAGAGGGCGTCCTCGGTGACGGCCATCAGCCCGCGCACCTCCTCGGAGACCTCGCCCAGCGCGACGGTGGTGGCGGCGTCGCCGTGCCAGCCCTCGACGATCGCGCCGCAGTCGATCGAGACCAGGTCGCCCTCGGCCAGGACCCGGCTGCCCGGGATGCCGTGCACGACCTCGTCGTTGACCGAGACGCAGAGCGAGCCGGTGAACCCGTGGTAGCCGAGGAAGGACGGCGTGGCGCCCAGCCCGCGGATGTGCGCCTCCGCGGCGGCGTTGAGCTCGCCGGTGGTCAGGCCCGGCCGGGCCAGGTCGGTGACCAGCTCCAGGGTGCGGGCGACGACCAGCCCGGCGCGGCGCATCGCCGCGATCTGCTCCGGCGTCTTGATCTCGACGCCGCGGTCCCGCCAGCCCATCGTCTACCTTTCCGACGTCACCTGCCGGGTCGCGACGACGTCGCGACCGCGGTGGGGCAGGAGTCGCTCAGCTCTCGGGGATGATGTCGAGGGCCGCGAAGATGCGCTGCGTGACCTCGTCGACCGTGCCCATGCCGTCGACCTCGACCAGGAGCCCGCGCGAGCGGTACAGCTCGATCAGCGGCTCGGTCTCGGTGGTGTAGAGGTCCTGGCGCTTGCGGATGACCTCCTCGGTGTCGTCGGCGCGACCGCCGGTCGTGGCGCGCTGCAGCAGCCGCGCGACCAGCTCGTCGGGGTCGACGGTGAGCACGACGGCGGCGTCGAGCTTGTGCCCGGTGAAGGCGATCATGCCGTCGAGCTCGTCGACCTGCGCCGTGGTGCGCGGGTAGCCGTCGAGGAGGAAGCCCGGCTTCGCGTCGGGCTCGTCGATCCGGTTGCGGACCATCAGGTTGGTGACCTCGTCGGGGACGTAGTCGCCGGCGTCCATGTAGCGCTTCGCCTCGATGCCGAGCTCGGTGCCGGCACTGACGTTGGCGCGGAAGATGTCGCCGGTCGAGATCGCCGGGATGCCGAAGTGGTCGGCGATCGAGGTCGCCTGCGTGCCCTTGCCCGCGCCGGGCGGGCCCATCAAGATCAGACGCATCAGCGCAGGAATCCTTCGTAGTTGCGCTGCTGGAGCTGGCTCTCGATCTGCTTCACGGTGTCGAGCGCCACGCCG
It encodes the following:
- the map gene encoding type I methionyl aminopeptidase; translated protein: MGWRDRGVEIKTPEQIAAMRRAGLVVARTLELVTDLARPGLTTGELNAAAEAHIRGLGATPSFLGYHGFTGSLCVSVNDEVVHGIPGSRVLAEGDLVSIDCGAIVEGWHGDAATTVALGEVSEEVRGLMAVTEDALWAGIGAARLGGRVTDISHAVETLVRSRGDYGILEDYTGHGIGSEMHLPPDVPNLGKPGRGPRLVEGLALAVEPMVTLGSAETDVLEDDWTVVSHDGSWAAHYEHTFTLTPDGAWVLTALDGGRARLEALGVPYGGD
- a CDS encoding adenylate kinase, with translation MRLILMGPPGAGKGTQATSIADHFGIPAISTGDIFRANVSAGTELGIEAKRYMDAGDYVPDEVTNLMVRNRIDEPDAKPGFLLDGYPRTTAQVDELDGMIAFTGHKLDAAVVLTVDPDELVARLLQRATTGGRADDTEEVIRKRQDLYTTETEPLIELYRSRGLLVEVDGMGTVDEVTQRIFAALDIIPES